One stretch of Acanthochromis polyacanthus isolate Apoly-LR-REF ecotype Palm Island chromosome 16, KAUST_Apoly_ChrSc, whole genome shotgun sequence DNA includes these proteins:
- the msraa gene encoding mitochondrial peptide methionine sulfoxide reductase isoform X2 yields MVVFGMGCFWGAERKFWRQKGVYSTQVGYSGGYTPNPTYREVCTGMTGHTEVVRVVFRPEQISFASLLKVFWESHDPTQGMRQGNDVGTTYRSAIYTYTQQQLEEALASKDQYQKILTEEGFGPITTEITEAKPFYYAEDYHQQYLSKDPDGYCGLAGTGVTCPIGIKKKA; encoded by the exons ATGGTCGTGTTTG GTATGGGCTGTTTCTggggagcagagaggaaatTTTGGAGACAGAAAGGAGTTTATTCCACCCAAGTGGGCTACTCTGGAGGGTACACGCCTAACCCCACCTACAGGGAAGTTTGCACAG GCATGACAGGACACACTGAGGTGGTGCGAGTTGTTTTCCGTCCAGAGCAGATCAGCTTTGCAAGTCTCCTCAAAGTCTTCTGGGAAAGCCACGACCCGACTCAAG ggaTGCGTCAGGGGAACGATGTTGGGACGACGTACCGCTCTGCCATCTACACctacacacagcagcagcttgagGAAGCTTTGGCCTCCAAAGATCAATACCAGAAG ATACTAACAGAAGAAGGTTTTGGTCCGATTACCACAGAAATAACTGAAGCCAAGCCGTTCTACTACGCCGAGGACTACCACCAGCAGTACCTGAGTAAAGACCCAGATGGATACTGTGGCCTGGCAGGAACAGGTGTCACCTGTCCAATAGGCATCAAGAAGAAGGCCTAG